The genomic DNA ATTTTGCCACTGAGCTCATTGAGTGGCCGTCCTTCACCTTAGCGAGCCCGGGTGGCACATGATATAATAGGGAGGGACGAATCAATTACGAAATGATAAGACGAATTAATAATAGTCAGgcaaaagagagaagaaaagataGTTCTCTTGTAAACCCCATTCAAACCGGTGAGAAAATCAGACGATCCAATTAAACACAAcaactttttcttcttttcctgaCCTGAAGAGTGAAGACCACCACACCTCTTCCCCTCGAGCTATCAATCGATGAAACCGTACGAAAGTGATGGGaaattttctttctcctttcGTGCCTCATGATTCTTTCTCATTAATCCTAACGATCCTATTAATATTTCCTGGAGCTAGAACAAAGCTGCCTCCATCAACTGGCAGCCTCTTAATCAGAGGACGATCTGAAGAAGCAAATCGGGCCGGGCCTTCAATTAAAGAATCGGCAACCTCCGCCGCTTGACTTTGAAGAGACGACCTATTTATGAGTTCttgctctgtattttttttgttcctttCGTGTGGAAGTGAAAGAATAATAGCATATTGACCTACCTTCAAATTGCAATGGAAAGCTACGTTACTCCATTCTCTCTATCAATCCCACCTTCTCCTCCCATTCATCCATCCTTATCATCTTCACCAAAACCAGCAATGCCTCTCTAGAGATGAAGAGCCCATTCAACAAACCAAAAAAACTCAATTTTGTCAAGAAAAACAGAGGTAGAGAGCTCTTGGAGGCGTAGAAGAAACATAAAGACCGAAAAGGAGTTGGTTAGGGTCGAAAATTTTTACTGAAATGTTGTTGTATTTGGCCATCCAGCAGTTTTGAAATCCCAAGTTACGATATTAGGCCTTCATCTTCCTTTTTTATGGGCTGGACTTCAATGCAATTTCTCATATTTTATACAATTGTAGAGGTGACTCATATAttacataaattatttaattacttTTCCTACAAAACCCAGTTCGACCCATTAAACTCCGGTTAAACCCACACAATCGGGGACCCATCTTTTGACCGATTCAATGTCTGGTCCGATTTTAAAAACTATTACTCACccgctttttttttataaaatgtgATTCACAGTCCAATTAACATGAATCGGATCGGAGCCCAGTGGATCCAAGGGGGGCTGAATCTGTCATTTTCTTGCCTGTGACTGTACATCTATATGCATACAATCCTTACTCAGGAGATACAATTCTTGTTTGAATATGCTCAGATAGCTTGGTTTTTCTATGTGGTTTTAATTCTTGTTATCCATGTTATGGTAGGAGCTGCAATTCTCTGTCGAACCTCTTTTTAATCTTTCTGATTACCTAAAGTAACATTCGTGCAGTTGAACCTTCATTATTGTGGATGATTTGCACTTTGCAGGAGGAATATGTACagttggaaaaataaaaaataaaaaaaaaaaaaaaaaaaagtaagggggggggggggggggggggggggggggggggggggggggggggcttTAATAATGAATGCATTTGAGATGGTTACTTTACCTCAAGGTTTGAACCTATCCGCACTTTTTGACAGGCGACAGGtgagaatttaatattcatTACATTTTGGCCTGAAATCACTGATGAATTTCATTTTGTGAGAATCCAAGAACGTTACCGCTGTGTAATTGATACCATGATCCTCAAATTTGGTGTTGCTTTTAATTGACatactattttctttttaactgCATATCTGGGTCATCAATTATGCATATCTGGGTCATCAAAGTAGTCATGGAGAGATTAGCCCACTATATGCAATGCTGGATTAGATTTTAAGTAAGCCAATCTAGAGAGATTTCGCTGAATGTGACTTCCATTTGCTCAAATATGGCATTAAACATTTCGTTTAGCGAGAATCAGAATTCTGAGAGCATACTTTTGGCTGTTAGCATTGCAAAGCATCGTGAATCCTCCATTTCCTCTCTCTTATGGTGTTTTTTGAATCTTGCAGGATTTTATCAGCAGGCAAACTCATTTTGTTTCCCGGAAACCGGCAAAAGTCGTAATTTCATCCATAGACTGTCACAGAATCGATGTGTCTAAAGGTCCACACACGTAATTTTACAAGGTATACATATGTTGCATCATTGTAAAGTTGTGATCGTCGAGGTTTTCCAGAGAGAATGCTTAGATTTCAATCTGGTGTTAGGTGCCAGATGCATAAAGCTGTAGGCATGCACTATgacgtctctctctctctcttactgTTCGGTTTTTGAGTATTCCCACACGGTAACCTTTTTGAATGTGTTATCTCTTACAATAGACAAGACTTTGAAGGAGTATTGGCGAACTAGGCTGGTCCATTTGCTGTTGTCTTGGAGGTAACTGCCAAGATTGCTCGACAACTTCTCTCCATCAAGTCTATATGATTAAATAGACTGGGGTGCAGCTGCTGCATCTTAAGTactttctctgtttttttctctaGGTCTATGAAGTTGCATCCTGTCTCTTCATGGTTGATGTTCGAAAGACTGGTGGAGATACTCTCAAGTATCACAAGGTGTGCTTGATATTCCACAATATCGGCAGTAACAAGTTAGCCATCGACAATGGCCATGATCTGAAATTCTATGTGCTTGCATGGACATTGGTAGAAAGGATCGGCTGACAGACTGGTAAACAGAACTTTTAACTTACGGGGGAGGTTCCAGTCATATGTATGGATTTAAAAGCAATCTGCAGTTGGCTGACTCACATTTGCCACTTGCAGCTCAAATTGCATCTATTATATTGGAAAAGATAATGAGTTGTGGATAGGCTCTATGGCTTCACAGCGACTGAATTTAATAGATGCAACTCGTAGAAGGAAATTCCAAGTTCGTTGTCGTGGATCCATTCTCAGCAGTTGCTACAATGCATTGTTCAAACATTTCAACTCCAACAAGAGAGATTAGAAATTCGTGTTTCATGCAGTTCTGCAAGAGTTTTTGCCGAAGACTGGAGCATATCATCTGGAAACCAGCAGAGGAGAATCCCGCTCTGCTTCGAAGGACGACTTGTTGATTGCAGATCCTGCCTGCACAATGCACGTCTTCTGCATTGGGTCTAGGGAGAGCAGTATATTCTTGAGAATGGGAGAGGGTTTTTTTTCTGTTATGCTTGTCTTCCCCTCTCCCCCCCGTTGAtagatgaatatataatataattgggGAGTAGTAGTAGATACGATTTATCTTTCGGCTTCCAAATGTCCAAATGCTAAGAATTGGTGGTGTGATCATTTTCATTTAGATATCCGACGGATTGCATTGGCTTAAATTGCAAGAAGCAAGAAAAGTGCAGGTTCTCTTTTACTACTatcattattaatattattattattattattataatcatCATTCTCAGTCTTACCTGCCAAATAATCTCATTTTCTCACACGATTCCTCTCAAACAGAGTCTTCAAAAGAGTGTCTGTTATTCTATTCTACGAAGGTTGAAGAAGACGAGATTCAGAGTGAATTAAAACAAATATCCTGCAGGCAACGTCAAAGAACCTTTCCTGCATTATTAACAAACAAAGATATCACACAAACTCAAAAAGGGTGATGACCTTATTTATCATTATTTCTTATTTCTATCACCTCCTGAGTTGCGACTAGGTAGGAAGGACAAACCAGAGATTCATCCTACACTCATTACACGATGAATGAAAGACAGCAAAGTCAAggggaggggaaaaaaaaaaaaactcagtGATGAAATGAAAACCATCACAGCAGCACAAACAAGGGGGACCTATCTCCTTTCCTATCCTCGAGTAGCAATCAGGACACCGATGACTGAATTCTCAGGTGAACCATTGGCCATGAAAAGGGGCAGCGTTCCCACGGACGAGAAGCCAAAAGGTTAGTGAAGGATTAACCTTAACAAGCTTTTCTAAAAGCTTGCTAAAAAACGAGAGGGTGAGCGGTAGCTAGCCAAAGTTCCCTGGAAACACAACCGGGTCGCTGATCTTCCTTCTTCTATCAGGCAAGACGAGCCTTCTTggagagagggaaaaaaaaaaaaaaaaaccagacTGTATAATCTACTTCTTACTCCCATCTATATTCATCAACTCGAATCAAGAGCGATCCGATTCCACGATCCAGTTCATCATGTTCGTATAAACGATCAGTAGAGAATGTCACACCTCCACAAGCTCTCTGCCAGAAGCTCCACAGAGGCGCTACTGATGGAACAGCAGTGTTGGAGGTTCAAGCCCACCAAGCTTCCTCCCAGCCGTTTCAGGAAGGGCACGCTCTTGTTCGTCACCTGGGAACAACCCGACAAAGAAAGCACTCGAAGGTTGATCTGCTCAGCTGAAGACAGCACCGAGATTCCTGCATCGGTGACGGCGCATTTCGAGAGATCAAGATCATTGATTAACAGGCAGTTGTCTGCAATGGCCTCCAAGCTCGCATCAGTCACTTTCCTGCAGCCGTCAATATTTAGCATTTGGAGTGTCCCACCATGGATCATAACCAAGGCTGAGATTGCTTCATCAGTAACATTCGGGCAGTCGCTGAGATTGACTTTTACGAGCCCGTCCTCACAGCTTTCCAGAAGGGGGAGAAGCGCAGCATCTTTTATTCCCCAAAGGCCCGTAAACTCAAGATGATGCAAGTTAGGGCACAATTTTCCCACGAGTGCCACGCCAGCATTCCCAAATCCTGGGCAGTTCTGAATGGACAGGCATCGAAGTGATTGGCAAGAAGAAAGGTCGGGTACTGCCACAGGAAAGTCCTTAACTCCCATACACTCCGAGAGAGCCAGAGTCTTCAACCTCGCTCCACAGTTGGAGAGCACACCAATAACCCCAACTTGAGAAACCCGGTTCAATTCCATGAGTTGCAGACTCTCCAGGGAACCAGCTGCTCTGACAAAATCTAACAAACCGTTGTCTGAGATGAAGTAGCACCTCTGGAGGCACACCTGCTTTAAGTTTGGGCAACCATTCCCCAGAACCTCTAGGCCCACATCAGTGAGACCACAGGAAATGATTGTCAAGCTCGCGAGTCTCTTCAGGCCCTGGGCGTTCCCCATGACCCAGAAGCCCTTCTCAGTCACGTTCTTGAGCCCACTAAGGACGAGACTTGTGACAGCCTGACCATAGTGCCCAATTACAGCGAGGGAGAAGTCCGTGATATTTAGCCCCTGTAGCCTGATCTTGCTGAGGACTGAAGGTGCGGAGGACACCAAACTTACGGCCCCACGATCCCCAACAAGGGGGCAGTCCTTGATAGAGACGGACTGCAACCGAGGACAAAACCTCCCTATGGCTTCCAAGCCCTCGTTCCCGATCATTGAACAAGACTCGATGCTTAAAGCTGTCAAGTTAGGGCAGTGCTTCGCGATGGCAATCAAACCCTTGCTGGAAAGGCAAGGGCAGCGGCAGAGATCGAGCTTCTCCAGGGATCGGCACTCTCTAGCTACTTCAAACAGGCCCTCATCACTGATAGATGAGATGCTCCACAAAGAAAGAGCCTTAAGAGAAGGGCAAGCTCGGGCTATGCAGGATAATCCTCGATCGGTGACTCCGCGGTACGAGTTGTTTCCTCTGATAGAGAGCTTTGCCAAGCCTCCACGAGTGCTAGTTCCAACAGCCACAGCAGCGAGCCTCACATCAGTGGCCTTCTTATCTTGGAGGCACCTCGTAAGGTAGCcgtcttcttcatcatcgGTAGAGACTGAAGAGATCTTCATCTCATCCTCTGGCTGCTCGACGTGGTCTGCAGCTAGGGCTTTTTTTCCATTGAAGGTCTCGGCTTTACGCAGGCTAGCGAGGAGAAAAAGCCAGTGCTTGGAGACGGAGGCAGTGGAGCTCCGATCTCTGCCAGCTGGGATGCGTCTGAAGATCTCGAAGAGGCATTCATCGGGAAGAGCCTCGATGGATGGCCTCTGGCTTGAGCCGTGGTCGTGCTTGATGCAGGCATCATATTCATATGGAGAAGAGAGAAGACGGGCCCGCTTCTGAGGTGGATAGTATACGTCGACAGAACAAAAGCGAGCCAAGTCCAATGGATTTGGGCAAAAAGAAGCCCCAGAGTAGAATTCATCACCACCACCTGGAAATTTGCAATTTTGCAACCAATCAGGAAGGAACTCGATAAGTAAAACATGGAAATCGTTGACTCCCTTCCCTTAAAGTTGATTGATGTCATTCATAAATCATAAATTACTTGATTGGGGGGCAAAATTCTAAGCGAAGTATTCAAGCCAAGggaaaggggggggggggggggggcatcCGCATGCATCCATCCATCCACGCTTTTAAGTGGAATCATACATTACATACATGAGAGAAGATAAAGATAGTAACAGgacagaggaaaaaaaagatgaaaaactTACCGCCACCATAATTGACAAGAGTAGGCATGGCTGCTCCAAAAACAACAAGTGTCCTCTGCAAGCAgcaagaagaaggaaaaaacaCAAGAAGACTAAGATCGAGAAACCGAAGGTGGGAGATGGTAGGGATTCAGGGCTGCATGAATGCATTTACAAAAGGATGAGGTGCTGCTGTTATTCTGATATGAAAACCCTAAGCTAAGTAGGGCAAAAAGgtagaggagaggagaggagaggagaggagcaAGTCGTTCGGTGGGTTCTATGAATGTGTGTCGAAGCAAGAGAGAGGAGatctattaatatatatatatatgtgtgtgtgtgtgtacgtTCGTATGTGTATGCATGTATTGGGTGAAAGGAAGGATGAACCGAAAGAGGAAAAGAACCGAACAGAAGAGAAACAGAGCAGAGGGGTCAAagtcagagagagagagagagagagagagagagagagagagagagccaaTTGGATGGAAAAAGTTAAATGGCAAATTGcaggggagggagggaggaagTGCAATGCATACTCCCTGAAAACCGGGCATAGACTTTTGTCCCAACCGACCACCTCAACACCGGACACCACACCAATATTATGCTGGTcatcatattaattaattaattaattatgccaataaaagtaaaaacaaGAAATGTCGCTCAGAAAAGAAAGGAGTccgaacaaaaaaaaccatattattaatttttgtgaaaaataaaaactcacAACGTACAGTTTATtagtaatataataaaatataattacgaTCGTCATTATtagaaattttcaaattgcgagttcctttttcttttaataaaaagttAGATATATTGACTAACTATTCTTAAGTACAATTGGAAAAGACAATAACGTTTTTGCTCAACTTTTATCAGGGGAATCATATAAATCAAATGTTGTAaccaattaattatttacagaaaattgcaatttaattaaatcctagatgtaatattaagaaaaaaaaattatatgaatattt from Punica granatum isolate Tunisia-2019 chromosome 2, ASM765513v2, whole genome shotgun sequence includes the following:
- the LOC116196962 gene encoding EIN3-binding F-box protein 1-like — protein: MPTLVNYGGGGGDEFYSGASFCPNPLDLARFCSVDVYYPPQKRARLLSSPYEYDACIKHDHGSSQRPSIEALPDECLFEIFRRIPAGRDRSSTASVSKHWLFLLASLRKAETFNGKKALAADHVEQPEDEMKISSVSTDDEEDGYLTRCLQDKKATDVRLAAVAVGTSTRGGLAKLSIRGNNSYRGVTDRGLSCIARACPSLKALSLWSISSISDEGLFEVARECRSLEKLDLCRCPCLSSKGLIAIAKHCPNLTALSIESCSMIGNEGLEAIGRFCPRLQSVSIKDCPLVGDRGAVSLVSSAPSVLSKIRLQGLNITDFSLAVIGHYGQAVTSLVLSGLKNVTEKGFWVMGNAQGLKRLASLTIISCGLTDVGLEVLGNGCPNLKQVCLQRCYFISDNGLLDFVRAAGSLESLQLMELNRVSQVGVIGVLSNCGARLKTLALSECMGVKDFPVAVPDLSSCQSLRCLSIQNCPGFGNAGVALVGKLCPNLHHLEFTGLWGIKDAALLPLLESCEDGLVKVNLSDCPNVTDEAISALVMIHGGTLQMLNIDGCRKVTDASLEAIADNCLLINDLDLSKCAVTDAGISVLSSAEQINLRVLSLSGCSQVTNKSVPFLKRLGGSLVGLNLQHCCSISSASVELLAESLWRCDILY